Sequence from the Aromatoleum petrolei genome:
GCGCCGCCAGGGCGTCATCGCGACGCTGATCGCCTTCACGATGTGGGGGCTGATGCCGCTCTACTTCAAGGCGGTCGGCAGCGTGTCGCCCGGCGAGATCGTCGCGCATCGCGTACTGTGGTCCGTCGTTTTCCTCCTCGCTCTGCTCGCGCTGTGGCGCGGCTTCGACGGCCTGCGCCGCGTCGCGACCCAGCCGCGCCTGATCGGCCTGCTCGCGCTGTCGGCCTCGCTCACCGGCAGCAACTGGCTGGTCTTCGTGTGGGCGATCTCTGCCGACAAGCTGCTCGAAGCGAGCCTGGGTTACTTCATCAACCCGCTGGTGAGCATCCTCCTCGGCCGCCTCGTGCTCGGGGAGCGCATGCGGCCGCTGCAGCAGGCGGCCGTCGCGCTCGCCTGCGCCGGCGTCGCGTGGCGCGTGTGGCAGGTCGGCACGCTGCCGTGGATCGCACTCTTCCTCGCCGGCACCTTCGGCCTGTACGGCCTGCTGCGCAAGCGCGCCCCGGTCGATGCGATCAACGGCCTGTTCGTGGAAACCCTGGTCACGGCGCCGCTCGCGCTCGGCTGGCTCGCCTGGCTCGCCAGCCGCGGCACGCTGCAGTTCGGCCAGGCGTTCGCGACCGACGCGCTGCTGCCCCTCGCCGGCGTGCTCACGGCCGTGCCGCTGATGCTGTTCGCGATCGGCGCCCAGCGCCTGCCGCTGTCGACGATCGGTTTCCTGCAGTACCTTGCGCCCAGCCTCAACTTCCTGCTCGCCGTGTTCGTCTTCCGCGAACCCTTCGACGCCGGCCAGTTCGCCGGCTTCGCGCTGATCTGGGCCGCGCTCGCCGTCTATTCGGTCGACATGCTGCGGGCGAACCGGGCGGCGCCATAGTCGGCAGGTCCCCTCTGCGCCCGACGGTCGAATCCTTTAAACTGTCGGGCTTGCTCAAGTATGGCGGTTCCGATGTTCGTGCTGTTCGAAGAGGATGGGGCCTTCAAGGCCGGTACCGTCCTCGCTGATAACGATTCCTCGCTGCAGGTCGAGACGTCCCACGGCAAGCGCGTGAAGCTGAAAAGCAGCCACGTGCTGATGCGCTTCCGCGAGCCCGCACCGGCCGAACTGCTCAACCGCGCCGAAGCCGGCGCCGAGGAGCTGGACACCGCCTTCCTGTGGGAAGTGTGTGGTGACGACGAATTCGCCTTCGACGCATTCGCCGCCGAATACCACGGCCACGCGCCGAACGCGGTCGAGTCGGCGAGCGTCCTGCTGCGCCTTCACTCGGCGCCGATCTACTTCCACCGCAAGGGCCGCGGCCGCTTCCGCAAGGCGCCCGCCGACATCCTGCAGGCCGCGCTCGTCGGCCTGGAGAAGAAGCGCCAGCAGGCCGAGGCGATCGAGCGCATGCGCGCCGATCTGGTCGAAGGCCGGATGCCGGTCGAGATCGCCGGCATGCTGCCGCA
This genomic interval carries:
- the rarD gene encoding EamA family transporter RarD, with translation MRDAAAESLRRRQGVIATLIAFTMWGLMPLYFKAVGSVSPGEIVAHRVLWSVVFLLALLALWRGFDGLRRVATQPRLIGLLALSASLTGSNWLVFVWAISADKLLEASLGYFINPLVSILLGRLVLGERMRPLQQAAVALACAGVAWRVWQVGTLPWIALFLAGTFGLYGLLRKRAPVDAINGLFVETLVTAPLALGWLAWLASRGTLQFGQAFATDALLPLAGVLTAVPLMLFAIGAQRLPLSTIGFLQYLAPSLNFLLAVFVFREPFDAGQFAGFALIWAALAVYSVDMLRANRAAP